Proteins found in one Sphingobium sp. V4 genomic segment:
- a CDS encoding CpaD family pilus assembly protein: MTSPLQTRLSIRTLGALAVLALPLAGCMTDSPNRSVESVHQPVVSYASYTFDVQAGPGDTLTPVEAGRLADWFASIRLGYGDQVAIVSDAYYGPALREGIADVVARHGLLVGEDSSAVAGAAPQGSVRLIVRRASASVPGCPDWSDKQEADMNLGASANYGCALNGNLAAMIANPEDLVRGQSSDSDLRTATSNRAISTYRDKPPTGAGELKQITAGAQ; encoded by the coding sequence ATGACTTCCCCTCTCCAGACCCGTCTGTCGATCAGGACGCTGGGTGCGCTGGCCGTGCTGGCGCTGCCGCTCGCGGGCTGCATGACCGACAGTCCCAATCGCAGCGTCGAATCCGTCCACCAGCCGGTGGTCAGCTACGCCAGCTATACCTTCGACGTGCAGGCCGGCCCCGGCGACACGCTGACCCCGGTCGAGGCGGGCCGCCTCGCCGACTGGTTCGCCTCGATCCGCCTTGGCTATGGCGATCAGGTGGCGATCGTCTCCGACGCCTATTATGGTCCCGCATTGCGTGAAGGCATCGCCGATGTCGTGGCGCGCCACGGCCTGCTGGTGGGCGAGGACAGCTCGGCGGTCGCCGGCGCCGCGCCGCAGGGCAGCGTCCGCCTGATCGTGCGCCGCGCGTCCGCCAGCGTGCCGGGCTGCCCGGACTGGAGCGACAAGCAGGAAGCCGACATGAACCTGGGCGCCTCGGCCAATTATGGCTGCGCGCTCAACGGCAACCTCGCCGCCATGATCGCCAATCCGGAAGATCTGGTCCGTGGCCAGAGCAGCGACAGCGACCTGCGCACCGCCACCTCCAACCGCGCGATCTCCACCTATCGCGACAAGCCGCCGACGGGCGCAGGCGAACTCAAGCAGATAACCGCGGGAGCCCAGTAA
- a CDS encoding P-loop NTPase — MNAPWKPGAGLRDPFHAFVCDDHSFDMLRAVTAEMGWAPEKVNKGGMRNAVQSLSITASPQILFVDMSESGDPLNDINSLAEVCEPGTVVIAAGQVNDVRLYRDLIASGIQDYLLKPFGADQLRDALAQAQAVFMAPRDAGPERPHCTMAVVGTRGGVGASTVATSLAWMLSEKKKRPTALLDLDVHFGTNALAMDLEPGRGLTDAIENPSRIDGLFIERAMVRASDTLAILSAEAPISQPMLTDGGAFYQLLEEFRLAFECSVIDLPRNMLIQHPHLMSDVNLTLVVTELTLAAARDTIRILSWLKTNAPQSRVVVVANRVHPGSPEISRKDFEQSIERKVDVLIPFDLRIASQAAKLGKTLAETAKGSKVGAACATLLDEALGAAEADDGGAIKPTARKGDSLLGKIDFKSMIPSRRKDKAALED; from the coding sequence ATGAACGCACCCTGGAAACCCGGCGCGGGCCTGCGCGATCCGTTCCACGCCTTCGTCTGCGACGATCATAGTTTCGACATGCTGCGCGCGGTCACTGCCGAAATGGGCTGGGCACCCGAAAAGGTGAACAAGGGCGGGATGCGCAACGCGGTCCAGAGCCTGTCGATCACGGCATCGCCGCAGATCCTGTTCGTCGACATGTCCGAAAGCGGCGATCCGCTCAACGACATCAACAGCCTCGCCGAAGTGTGCGAACCCGGCACGGTGGTGATCGCCGCCGGCCAGGTGAACGACGTGCGCCTCTATCGCGATCTCATCGCCAGCGGCATCCAGGACTATCTGCTCAAGCCCTTCGGCGCCGACCAGTTGCGCGACGCGCTGGCGCAGGCGCAGGCGGTGTTCATGGCGCCGCGCGACGCGGGACCGGAACGCCCCCATTGCACCATGGCGGTGGTGGGGACGCGCGGGGGCGTGGGCGCCTCCACCGTCGCGACCTCGCTCGCCTGGATGCTGTCGGAAAAGAAGAAGCGCCCGACCGCCCTGCTCGACCTCGACGTCCATTTCGGCACCAATGCGCTGGCTATGGACCTGGAACCGGGCCGTGGCCTGACCGACGCGATCGAAAATCCCAGCCGCATCGACGGGCTGTTCATCGAACGCGCGATGGTGCGGGCCAGCGACACGCTGGCGATCCTGTCGGCCGAAGCGCCGATCAGCCAGCCGATGCTGACCGACGGCGGCGCCTTCTACCAGCTGCTGGAGGAATTCCGCCTCGCCTTCGAATGCAGCGTCATCGACCTGCCGCGCAACATGCTGATCCAGCATCCGCACCTGATGAGCGACGTCAATCTGACGCTGGTCGTGACGGAACTGACGCTGGCGGCGGCGCGCGACACGATCCGCATCCTGTCCTGGCTCAAGACCAACGCGCCCCAGTCGCGCGTGGTGGTCGTCGCCAACCGCGTCCATCCCGGATCGCCGGAAATCAGCCGCAAGGATTTCGAACAGTCGATCGAGCGCAAGGTGGATGTCCTCATCCCCTTTGACCTGCGCATCGCGTCGCAGGCGGCCAAGCTCGGCAAGACGCTCGCCGAAACCGCCAAGGGCAGCAAGGTCGGCGCGGCCTGCGCCACCCTGCTCGACGAAGCGCTGGGCGCGGCGGAGGCCGATGACGGCGGTGCCATCAAGCCGACGGCGCGCAAGGGGGACTCCCTGCTCGGCAAGATCGACTTCAAGAGCATGATCCCGTCGCGCCGCAAGGACAAGGCCGCGCTGGAAGATTGA
- a CDS encoding type II secretion system F family protein — protein sequence MDGNFLLITVLVATMLGLVLVAFAGPSPDKARKRRVALIRGRHSESAEALLEARMRKAISNRPTGTEAKMLVSLIPNPDNLAKRIKMTGRKWTLSQYMTACAVTFLVITAFLMLRGFPFLFAMMVGLAAGLGLPHWWVGRLIARRINQFTVKLPDALELLTRGLRSGLPIAETLGIVSSEIPGPVGEEFKLITERIKIGRTMEQALQETADRLGTPEFQFFVITLSIQRETGGNLAETLSNLATVLRQRAQMKLKIRAMSSESKASAYIIGVLPFLVFGMICYINFNYMSPFFTPDPAGIFGLSLMQVIGIGGMCWMAIGAFIMAQMVNFEI from the coding sequence ATGGACGGCAATTTCCTGTTGATAACGGTGCTGGTGGCGACGATGCTGGGCCTCGTCCTGGTCGCCTTCGCCGGTCCGTCGCCGGACAAGGCGCGCAAGCGCCGTGTCGCCCTGATCCGTGGCCGTCACAGCGAATCGGCCGAGGCACTACTCGAAGCGCGGATGCGCAAGGCCATTTCCAACCGGCCGACCGGCACCGAAGCCAAGATGCTGGTGTCGCTGATCCCCAATCCGGACAATCTGGCCAAGCGCATCAAGATGACCGGCCGGAAATGGACGCTCAGCCAGTATATGACGGCCTGCGCCGTGACCTTCCTGGTCATCACCGCCTTCCTGATGCTGCGCGGCTTTCCCTTTCTCTTCGCGATGATGGTGGGCCTGGCCGCGGGCCTGGGCCTGCCGCACTGGTGGGTCGGTCGCCTGATCGCCAGGCGGATCAACCAGTTCACCGTCAAATTGCCCGATGCGCTCGAACTGCTGACGCGCGGCCTGCGCTCGGGCCTGCCGATCGCCGAGACGCTGGGCATCGTGTCGAGCGAAATTCCGGGGCCGGTGGGCGAGGAATTCAAGCTGATCACCGAACGCATCAAGATCGGCCGGACCATGGAGCAGGCGCTTCAGGAAACCGCAGATCGCCTCGGCACGCCCGAATTCCAGTTCTTCGTCATCACCCTGTCGATCCAGCGGGAAACCGGCGGCAACCTCGCCGAAACCCTGTCCAACCTCGCCACCGTGCTGCGCCAGCGCGCCCAGATGAAGCTCAAGATCCGCGCCATGTCCTCCGAATCCAAGGCATCGGCCTATATCATCGGCGTCCTGCCCTTCCTGGTGTTCGGCATGATCTGCTACATCAACTTCAACTATATGAGCCCCTTCTTCACCCCCGATCCGGCGGGTATTTTCGGGCTATCGCTGATGCAGGTGATCGGCATCGGCGGCATGTGCTGGATGGCGATCGGCGCCTTCATCATGGCCCAGATGGTCAATTTCGAGATTTGA
- a CDS encoding type II secretion system F family protein — translation MDAPTPAGTLFGMTATDFGTLLAGLATLAVLFALYAVMTVRDPMAKRVKALNERREQLKAGITASTAKRRAKLVQKNQTTDQMRSFLSSLKVLQDDQLKDAQIRLAQAGIRSKDLAVAVIFGRMILPIVIGGAAAILLYGVGIEPEWGPVKRFFAFAVALLLAYKAPDIYIDNKVQKRSAAIRKGLPDALDLLVICAEAGLTVDAAFNRVARELGKAYPELGDEFQLTAIELSFLTERRMAFENLATRVKLDAVKGVVTTMIQTEKYGTPLASALRVLSAEFRHERMMRAEEKAARLPAIMTVPLILFILPTLFVVILGPAACSISTAF, via the coding sequence ATGGACGCACCCACCCCCGCCGGCACCCTGTTCGGCATGACCGCCACCGATTTCGGCACCCTGCTTGCGGGCCTTGCGACGCTCGCCGTCCTCTTCGCCCTCTATGCCGTGATGACGGTGCGCGACCCGATGGCCAAGCGGGTCAAGGCGCTGAACGAACGGCGCGAACAGCTCAAGGCCGGCATTACCGCCTCCACCGCCAAGCGCCGCGCCAAGCTGGTGCAGAAGAACCAGACGACGGACCAGATGCGGTCCTTCCTCTCCAGCCTGAAGGTGTTGCAGGACGACCAGCTCAAGGACGCGCAGATCCGGCTGGCGCAGGCCGGCATCCGGTCGAAGGATCTGGCGGTCGCCGTCATCTTCGGCCGCATGATCCTGCCGATCGTAATCGGCGGCGCCGCCGCGATCCTGCTCTATGGCGTGGGCATCGAACCCGAATGGGGACCGGTAAAGCGCTTTTTCGCCTTCGCGGTCGCGCTGCTGCTCGCCTACAAGGCGCCCGACATCTATATCGACAACAAGGTGCAGAAACGGTCGGCCGCGATCCGCAAGGGACTGCCCGATGCGCTCGACCTGTTGGTCATCTGCGCCGAGGCGGGCCTGACCGTCGACGCCGCCTTCAACCGCGTCGCGCGCGAACTGGGCAAGGCCTATCCCGAACTGGGCGACGAGTTCCAGCTGACCGCGATCGAACTGTCCTTCCTCACCGAACGGCGCATGGCGTTCGAAAATCTCGCCACCCGCGTGAAGCTGGATGCGGTCAAGGGCGTGGTCACGACCATGATCCAGACCGAGAAATATGGCACTCCGCTGGCCAGCGCGCTGCGCGTACTGTCGGCCGAGTTCCGCCACGAACGCATGATGCGCGCAGAGGAAAAGGCCGCCCGCCTGCCCGCGATCATGACGGTGCCGCTGATTCTCTTCATCCTGCCGACCCTGTTCGTGGTCATTCTGGGTCCGGCCGCCTGCTCGATCAGCACCGCTTTCTGA
- a CDS encoding DUF2147 domain-containing protein yields MTIIRTTAGLTAVALASLAALPAQAAQPVTGRWATVDGKAIVHIAPCGRQLCGRIERIVKPTPGRPQTDIRNPDPALRAKPLVGLALLSGFTDAGDIWKGTIYDPESGKSYSSKVSRNGDGTLKVQGCIAFFCKTQTWTAVR; encoded by the coding sequence ATGACCATCATCCGCACCACCGCCGGCCTTACTGCCGTCGCGCTGGCCAGCCTCGCCGCCCTGCCCGCCCAGGCGGCGCAGCCCGTCACCGGCCGCTGGGCCACGGTGGACGGCAAGGCGATCGTCCACATCGCCCCCTGCGGCCGCCAGCTTTGCGGCAGGATCGAACGGATCGTGAAGCCCACCCCCGGCCGCCCGCAGACCGACATCAGGAACCCCGACCCTGCGCTGCGCGCCAAGCCGCTGGTCGGCCTGGCCCTGCTTTCGGGCTTCACCGACGCCGGCGACATCTGGAAGGGCACGATCTACGACCCGGAAAGCGGCAAAAGCTACAGCAGCAAGGTCAGCCGCAACGGCGACGGCACATTGAAGGTGCAGGGCTGCATCGCCTTCTTCTGCAAGACCCAGACCTGGACGGCCGTGCGATAG
- a CDS encoding NAD(P)/FAD-dependent oxidoreductase, with protein MSKSYDAVIIGGGHNGLVCAFYLARAGYRVRILERRDVVGGAAVTEQFHPGFRNSTASYTVSLLNPKVIRDMKLATHGYRVIERPISNFLPQPDGGYLKLGGGLERTQAEFRKFSAKDATTLPAYYEALEVVADVLRELVLKSPPNVGDGLGMVVEAVKQGRRVAGLGLEQQRDVLDLFTKSARGFLDSWFESDAVKAAFGFDAVVGNYASPDTPGSAYVLLHHVFGEVNGRKGAWGHAVGGMGAITQIMAKVVQAMGVEISLEAPVERVLVDGARAVGVRLESGEEVMGGVVIANVGPKLLYQRMMVESDLPADFVRRIGAFKAGSGTFRMNVALSALPDFTCLPGAGEHHRSGIILAPTLDYMDRAFLDAKRDGWSRQPIVEMLIPSTIDDSLAPEGCHVASLFCQQFAPELPDGRSWDDEREAAADHIIATVEEHAPGFARSVIARQIHSPLDLERKFGLVGGDIMHGNLTLDQMWAARPVLGHGAYRGPVKGLYMCGAGTHPGGGVTGAPGHNAAREVLRDGAIWRRWR; from the coding sequence ATGAGCAAATCCTACGATGCCGTCATCATCGGGGGCGGGCATAATGGTCTGGTCTGCGCCTTCTATCTGGCGCGGGCAGGATATAGGGTTCGCATCCTTGAGCGGCGCGATGTCGTGGGCGGGGCGGCGGTGACGGAGCAGTTCCATCCCGGCTTCCGCAACTCGACCGCCAGCTACACGGTCAGCCTGCTCAATCCCAAGGTCATCCGCGACATGAAGCTGGCGACACATGGCTATCGCGTGATCGAGCGGCCGATCAGCAATTTCCTGCCCCAGCCCGATGGCGGCTACCTCAAGCTGGGGGGCGGGCTGGAGCGGACGCAGGCGGAGTTCCGCAAGTTCAGCGCGAAGGATGCCACGACGCTGCCCGCCTATTACGAGGCCCTGGAAGTGGTGGCGGATGTGCTGCGCGAGCTGGTGCTGAAAAGCCCGCCCAATGTCGGCGACGGGCTTGGGATGGTCGTCGAGGCGGTGAAGCAGGGGCGGCGGGTGGCTGGCCTGGGATTGGAGCAGCAGCGCGACGTGCTGGACCTGTTCACCAAGTCGGCGCGCGGTTTCCTCGATTCATGGTTCGAAAGCGACGCCGTGAAGGCCGCCTTCGGGTTCGATGCCGTGGTCGGCAATTATGCCAGCCCCGACACGCCGGGCAGCGCTTACGTCCTGCTGCACCATGTGTTCGGCGAGGTGAACGGCAGGAAGGGCGCATGGGGCCATGCGGTCGGCGGCATGGGCGCCATCACGCAGATCATGGCGAAAGTGGTGCAGGCGATGGGCGTGGAGATCAGCCTGGAGGCGCCGGTCGAGCGCGTCCTGGTCGATGGCGCGCGCGCGGTCGGCGTGCGGCTGGAGAGCGGCGAAGAGGTGATGGGGGGCGTGGTGATCGCCAATGTCGGGCCGAAATTGCTCTACCAGCGGATGATGGTGGAGAGTGACCTGCCGGCCGATTTCGTGAGGCGCATCGGCGCGTTCAAGGCCGGGTCGGGTACGTTCCGCATGAATGTGGCGCTGTCCGCGCTGCCTGACTTCACCTGCCTGCCGGGCGCGGGGGAGCATCACCGGTCGGGCATCATCCTCGCGCCGACGCTGGACTATATGGACCGCGCCTTTCTGGACGCGAAGCGGGACGGCTGGTCAAGGCAGCCGATCGTCGAGATGCTGATCCCGTCGACCATCGACGACAGCCTGGCGCCGGAGGGATGCCATGTGGCGAGCCTCTTCTGCCAGCAATTCGCCCCCGAACTGCCGGACGGACGCAGTTGGGACGATGAGCGGGAGGCGGCGGCCGACCATATCATCGCGACGGTGGAGGAACACGCGCCCGGCTTTGCCAGGAGCGTGATCGCGCGCCAGATCCACTCGCCGCTGGACCTGGAGCGCAAATTCGGGCTGGTCGGCGGCGACATCATGCATGGCAACCTGACGCTGGACCAGATGTGGGCGGCGCGCCCGGTGCTGGGCCATGGCGCGTATCGCGGGCCGGTGAAGGGCCTCTACATGTGCGGCGCGGGCACCCATCCGGGCGGCGGCGTCACCGGCGCGCCGGGGCATAATGCGGCGCGGGAAGTGTTGAGGGACGGCGCGATCTGGCGGCGGTGGCGATAG
- a CDS encoding aromatic ring-hydroxylating dioxygenase subunit alpha, whose product MEQAGQDRTDPDAGWSLPAWTYADAEFFGVEVDRIFRPSWQIVAHESDLAASGDFQRLDYIGESVLIIRGDDGVVRGFTNVCRHRGARIVDEASGCAKKLVCPYHGWTYETDGRLTGVPMKASYGAGFDLADHGLVPVEVESWQGFLFVRLEDDGGPSVAQMMAPYAQDIAPYRFADLRALGRVTVRPRAVNWKNIGDNYSDGLHIAVAHPGLKRLMGDGYGVEASPHADKMWGAILDRPSANLSERAYQHFLPPVPHLPPDRQRLWTYFKLWPNFAFDIYPDQVDFMQWLPVSPTQTLIREISYALPDDRRDMKAARYLNWRINRQVNAEDTELVGRVQAGMASASFTVGPLSEQEVALRHFCGRVRDLIPEARQHHAPGMGWSKLA is encoded by the coding sequence GTGGAGCAGGCGGGACAAGACCGGACGGACCCGGATGCGGGATGGAGCCTGCCGGCCTGGACCTATGCCGACGCCGAATTTTTCGGGGTGGAGGTGGACCGCATCTTCCGCCCGTCCTGGCAGATCGTCGCCCATGAAAGCGACCTCGCCGCGTCCGGCGATTTCCAAAGGCTGGACTATATCGGCGAAAGCGTGCTGATCATCCGCGGCGATGACGGGGTGGTGCGCGGCTTCACCAATGTCTGCCGCCACCGGGGCGCGCGGATCGTCGATGAGGCCAGCGGCTGCGCGAAGAAGCTGGTCTGTCCCTATCATGGCTGGACCTATGAGACGGACGGGCGGCTGACCGGCGTGCCGATGAAGGCCAGCTATGGCGCGGGGTTCGACCTGGCCGATCATGGACTGGTCCCGGTCGAGGTGGAGAGCTGGCAGGGCTTCCTGTTCGTGCGGCTGGAGGATGATGGCGGGCCGTCGGTGGCGCAGATGATGGCGCCCTATGCACAGGACATCGCTCCCTATCGCTTCGCGGACCTCCGCGCGCTGGGGCGGGTGACGGTGCGGCCGCGGGCCGTGAACTGGAAGAATATCGGCGACAATTATTCCGACGGGCTGCATATCGCGGTCGCGCATCCGGGGCTGAAACGGCTGATGGGCGATGGCTATGGCGTCGAGGCGTCCCCCCATGCCGACAAGATGTGGGGGGCGATTCTGGACCGTCCTTCGGCAAACCTGTCCGAACGCGCCTATCAGCATTTCCTGCCCCCGGTGCCGCACCTGCCGCCCGATCGGCAGCGGCTGTGGACCTATTTCAAGCTCTGGCCGAATTTCGCCTTCGACATCTATCCCGACCAGGTCGATTTCATGCAGTGGCTGCCGGTTTCGCCGACGCAGACGCTGATCCGCGAGATCAGCTACGCCCTGCCCGATGACCGCCGGGACATGAAAGCGGCGCGCTACCTCAACTGGCGGATCAACCGGCAGGTCAATGCCGAGGATACGGAGCTGGTCGGCCGGGTGCAGGCGGGGATGGCGTCGGCCAGCTTCACCGTCGGTCCATTGAGCGAACAGGAAGTCGCGCTGCGCCATTTTTGCGGACGGGTGCGCGATCTGATCCCGGAGGCGCGGCAGCATCACGCGCCGGGGATGGGGTGGAGCAAGCTGGCATGA
- a CDS encoding bile acid:sodium symporter family protein, whose product MNRLRQALDPFLLLLVATVALASVLPARGRGGDIAGAVADAGIVLLFFLHGAKLSREAIWSGARAWKLHLATLGTTFLAFPILGLIVARFGFVPADMRAGLLFLTLLPSTVQSSIAFTAIARGNVAAAVVSASFSNLLGIFLTPLLVALLMQRSGVGGGSLVSLASIEGIVLQLLLPFVVGHLMRPWIGGFVARHKAMLGRVDRGSILLVVYAAFSAAVVEGLWSTVSSQELLVLAGIGIAMLAVILLFTLALGRMLGLSREDAIVLQFCGSKKSLASGVPIAGVLFPASVVGPILLPIMIFHQIQLMACALLARRYGAQALVEAKPAPAE is encoded by the coding sequence ATGAACCGCCTGCGCCAAGCTCTCGATCCCTTCCTGTTGCTGCTGGTCGCGACCGTTGCCCTAGCGTCGGTCCTGCCGGCGCGGGGGCGGGGGGGCGATATTGCGGGCGCGGTGGCGGATGCCGGCATCGTGCTGCTTTTTTTCCTGCACGGCGCCAAATTGTCGCGCGAAGCGATCTGGAGCGGGGCGCGGGCGTGGAAACTGCATCTGGCGACGCTGGGCACGACCTTCCTCGCCTTCCCGATTCTGGGGCTGATCGTGGCGCGATTCGGGTTCGTGCCCGCGGACATGCGGGCCGGGCTGTTGTTCCTGACGCTGCTGCCATCGACGGTGCAATCCTCCATCGCCTTCACCGCGATCGCGCGGGGCAATGTGGCGGCGGCGGTGGTCAGCGCTTCCTTTTCCAACCTGCTGGGCATTTTCCTGACGCCTCTGCTGGTCGCGCTGCTGATGCAGCGGAGCGGGGTTGGGGGCGGGAGCCTGGTCTCGCTCGCGTCGATCGAGGGGATCGTGCTGCAATTGCTGCTGCCCTTCGTCGTCGGCCATCTGATGCGGCCGTGGATCGGCGGATTCGTGGCGCGGCACAAGGCGATGCTGGGTCGGGTCGACCGGGGGTCGATATTGCTGGTAGTCTATGCCGCCTTCTCCGCCGCCGTGGTGGAGGGGCTATGGTCGACAGTATCGAGCCAGGAACTGCTGGTGCTGGCGGGGATCGGCATCGCGATGCTGGCGGTGATCCTGCTCTTCACGCTGGCGCTGGGGCGGATGCTGGGCCTGTCGCGGGAAGACGCGATCGTGCTGCAATTCTGCGGGTCCAAGAAGAGCCTGGCGTCGGGCGTGCCGATCGCGGGCGTGCTGTTCCCGGCAAGCGTGGTCGGCCCGATCCTGCTGCCGATCATGATCTTCCACCAGATCCAGTTGATGGCCTGCGCCCTGCTGGCGCGGCGCTATGGCGCGCAGGCGCTGGTCGAAGCAAAGCCTGCGCCCGCTGAATGA
- a CDS encoding enoyl-CoA hydratase-related protein: MSEHIAIIEDQGIIEIHIDRADKKNALTGPMYRAMTAALADASARADIGAVLFAGRGDAFCAGNDLKDFMAGPEGGAAAFDFIRAIAAFDKPIVAAVQGLAVGVGTTMLFHCDLVYAAPDARFVMPFVNLGIVPEAGSSLLAPATMGHAKAAAMLLLGEPMDADSADRAGLVTAIVPGDALLDHARSKATALMRKPPQALAATRRLMKGDPAALTARIEEEARLFRQTLASPEAQEAFAAFFEKRAPVFRRG, encoded by the coding sequence ATGAGCGAGCATATCGCGATCATCGAGGACCAGGGCATCATCGAAATCCACATCGACCGCGCCGACAAGAAGAACGCGCTGACCGGCCCCATGTATCGCGCCATGACCGCCGCTCTGGCCGATGCCTCCGCCCGCGCGGACATCGGCGCAGTGCTGTTCGCGGGCCGGGGCGACGCCTTCTGCGCGGGCAACGACCTCAAGGATTTCATGGCCGGGCCGGAGGGCGGCGCGGCCGCCTTCGACTTCATCCGCGCCATCGCCGCCTTCGACAAGCCGATCGTCGCCGCTGTCCAGGGGCTGGCCGTGGGCGTCGGCACGACGATGCTGTTCCACTGCGACCTGGTCTATGCCGCCCCCGACGCGCGCTTCGTCATGCCCTTCGTCAATCTGGGCATCGTGCCCGAAGCCGGCTCCAGCCTGCTCGCGCCCGCAACCATGGGCCATGCCAAGGCGGCGGCGATGCTGCTGCTGGGCGAACCGATGGACGCCGACAGCGCCGATCGCGCCGGCCTCGTCACCGCGATCGTGCCCGGCGACGCCCTGCTCGACCATGCTCGCTCCAAGGCGACGGCGCTGATGCGCAAGCCGCCCCAGGCGCTCGCCGCCACGCGCCGCCTGATGAAGGGCGATCCTGCCGCGCTGACCGCCCGGATCGAGGAGGAAGCCCGCCTGTTCCGCCAAACCCTCGCCTCTCCGGAAGCCCAGGAAGCCTTCGCCGCCTTCTTCGAAAAACGCGCCCCGGTGTTCCGGCGGGGCTAA
- a CDS encoding DMT family transporter: protein MLHNAALDKPGRNHLMIGRPELALIGVTILWGGTFLIVHNAVQMTGPFFFVGLRFGTAALMALPFALPALRGLTARELLAGLMIGVGIFVGYSLQTWGLQTISSSTSAFITAAYVPLVPILQWIILRRPPRLASWIGVALAFIGLMLIAAPGEGLALGKGEALTLVSTLAIALEIIFISLWAGKVDVARVTLVQLAVTALLAFACMVPAGESVPPFSWTVLLSACGLGAMTALIQFVMNWAQRSVSPTRATLIYAGEPVWAGIIGRIAGERLPPMALLGGLLIVAAVIVSEIRFGRKPD, encoded by the coding sequence ATGTTGCACAATGCTGCCCTGGACAAGCCCGGCCGGAACCACCTGATGATCGGCCGCCCCGAACTTGCGCTCATCGGCGTGACGATCCTGTGGGGCGGCACCTTCCTGATCGTCCATAATGCCGTGCAGATGACCGGGCCGTTCTTCTTCGTCGGCCTGCGGTTCGGTACTGCGGCGCTGATGGCGCTGCCCTTCGCCCTGCCGGCGCTCCGCGGGCTGACTGCGCGGGAGTTGCTGGCGGGGCTGATGATCGGGGTCGGCATTTTCGTCGGCTATTCGCTCCAGACCTGGGGATTGCAGACGATCAGCAGCAGCACGTCCGCCTTCATCACCGCCGCCTATGTGCCGCTGGTGCCCATCCTGCAATGGATCATCCTGCGGCGGCCGCCTCGTCTGGCGAGCTGGATCGGTGTGGCGCTGGCCTTCATCGGCCTGATGCTGATCGCCGCGCCGGGCGAGGGGCTGGCCCTGGGCAAGGGTGAGGCGCTGACATTGGTCAGCACGCTGGCGATCGCGCTGGAGATCATCTTCATCAGCCTGTGGGCGGGCAAGGTCGATGTCGCGCGGGTGACTCTGGTGCAGCTGGCGGTGACGGCCCTGCTCGCCTTCGCCTGCATGGTTCCGGCGGGGGAGAGCGTGCCGCCCTTTTCCTGGACGGTGCTGCTGTCGGCCTGCGGCCTGGGGGCCATGACGGCGCTGATCCAGTTCGTCATGAACTGGGCGCAGCGCAGCGTGTCGCCGACGCGGGCGACGCTGATCTATGCGGGCGAGCCGGTATGGGCCGGGATCATCGGCCGCATCGCGGGCGAGCGGCTGCCGCCCATGGCGCTGCTGGGCGGGTTGCTGATCGTCGCGGCGGTGATCGTGAGCGAGATCCGCTTCGGGCGGAAGCCGGATTAG
- a CDS encoding XRE family transcriptional regulator, translating to MHSQDAPAPADAPERPDVLAHVAGNVRAFRIERGFSQEALAALAGVSRRMISGIESGEANVSLSTLDRLAQALGVSFSALVRPSGMRDNSRIDTLAWRGGNPDSRATLLGTVPATREAELWTWSLGVGETYRAEADAANWHEMLYVVEGALTVEMEGATPRKVTAGDFLIFSSDRPYRFANHGTTPVRFVRNVVF from the coding sequence TTGCACAGTCAAGATGCGCCGGCGCCAGCCGATGCCCCGGAACGCCCCGACGTACTGGCCCATGTCGCCGGTAATGTTCGTGCGTTCCGCATCGAACGCGGCTTCAGCCAGGAGGCGCTGGCGGCGCTGGCCGGGGTCAGCCGACGGATGATTTCCGGTATAGAAAGCGGCGAGGCCAATGTGAGCCTCTCGACGCTTGACAGGCTCGCGCAGGCGCTGGGAGTCAGTTTCTCAGCGCTGGTCCGCCCGTCCGGGATGCGCGACAACAGCCGCATCGACACTCTCGCCTGGCGCGGCGGCAACCCCGACAGCCGCGCCACCTTGCTCGGCACCGTGCCCGCCACGCGGGAAGCGGAACTCTGGACCTGGTCCCTGGGTGTGGGTGAAACCTATCGAGCCGAGGCCGACGCCGCCAACTGGCATGAAATGCTCTATGTGGTGGAAGGCGCGTTGACGGTGGAGATGGAAGGGGCGACGCCCAGGAAGGTGACGGCCGGCGACTTCCTGATCTTCAGCAGCGACCGCCCCTATCGCTTCGCCAATCATGGAACGACGCCGGTCCGCTTCGTCCGCAATGTCGTCTTCTGA